In the genome of Microbacterium paraoxydans, the window GACAATGGTGACGAACCCGTCGGGAGAGACCTCGGCGATGTCGCCGGTGCGGAGCCAGCCGTTCGGCAACAGGGTCTCGGCCGTCTCGCCGGGGCGCCCCCAGTACCCCTGGAAGACCTGCGGTCCGCGCAGCAGCAGTTCGCCGGGCTCACCCGTGGGTACGTCGACATCGGGGTCGTCGGGGTCGACGACACGGATCTCCGTGCTCGGGAACGGGACGCCGACGGTACCGGGGCGCCGCGTCGGACCCATCGGGTTTCCGAGCGCGACGGGGGAGGCCTCGGTCATCCCGTACCCCTCGACCAGCAGTCCCCCGGTGGCCTCCTCCCAGCGTCGCACCGTCGCCACGGGGAGGCTCATGGCCCCGGAGATCGCGAACCGCACCGTGGAGAGGTCCACCGTTCCGCGTCCGGCCGCGCGGGCCAGCTGATCGTAGATGGGCGGCACCGCGGGGAGGAAGGTCGGCGGGCTCGTGCGGGCGGCGTCTGTGACCAGGCTCACATCGAAGGCCGGGAACAGCACCACCTTCGCCCCGATGCTCAACGCGAACGTGAGGCACAGGGTGAGTCCGTAGGCGTGGAAGAGCGGCAGCACGGCGTAGAACGTCTCCTCGCCGTTGCGGAGTCCGGGCACCCAGGCCCGCCCCTGCATCGCGTTGGCCCGCAGGTTCGCATGGGTGAGGATGGCGCCCTTGGGGAGCCCGGTCGTCCCGCTCGTGTACTGCAGGACGGCGGTGTCGCCCAGCGACGGCCCGGGGGTGCGGCGGGGGAGCCGCCGGTGCGACACGAGCTTCTTCCACGGCGTCAGGTGGCGCGCGCGTGGCGTGCTGGTCAGCTTCGCCCGCGATGCCCGGGCCTTCGGGACGGGGAGTCGCAGCAGGAGGCGCTTCGACAGGGGCATCGCCGCCGTGAGGTCGACGCTCACGATGTGGCCGACCCGGAGATCGTCGGGGAACCCCGCGACGGTATCGGCGACCTTGTCCCACACGATCGCGACGCGGGCCCCGTGGTCCTCGAACTGATGCCGCAGCTCGCGCGCGGTGTATAGCGGGTTGTGCTCGACGACGATCGCGCCGAGACGCAGGACCGCGTAGAACGCGACGACGTGCTGCGGGCAGTTCGGCAGCACCAGCGCCACCCGGTCGCCCTTCGTGACCCCGAGGTGGCGGAGTCCCTCCGCGGCGCGGTCGATCTGCTCGCCGAGCTCCCGATAGCTCGTGACGGCGCCGAAGAACTCGAGGGCGGGGCGACGCGAGTACCGCCGGATGCCGGCGGCAAGCATCTGCGGCAGGGTCTGCGTCGGCTCGTCGATGTCGGCCGGCACGCCCTCGGCATAGGAGCGGAGCCAGGGACGGGAAGACAGCGGCGCGTCGGTCATGCCCTCATCCTCCGACATGGACCTGTGCTCCGCCTCCCCCTTGCGCTCACCACCGCTCGGCGTGCAGTCACCCGTCCGCGAGTATGCCCATGACGATCGCGTCCACCCATTCGCCGTCCCAGCGCAGCGCCTCCCGGCGCCGGCCCTCGACCATGAACCCGGCCTTCTCGTAGGCGCGCTGCGCCCGCGGGTTGAACGCGTACACCTCGAGCTCCACGCGGTGCAGTCCTACGGTGTCGAAGGCGTGACGGATGACCGCGCGCGTCGCCTCCGTCCCGTATCCGGCGCCGAACCATTGCGGGCCGGCGAGAGCAATGCGGAAACCGGCCGAGCCATTGTCCTCGTCCAGGTCGCTGAGGACCACCTCGCCGATGTGCGCGCCGTCTTCGCGACGGAGGATCGCCCAATCCGCCCGGTCGTCCCGGTCGTCGAGCGACCGGAGCCAGGTCTCGACGCCCTCGCGGGTGAAGCGCGCGTGGGTGCCGGTCAACCGCAGCACCTCGGGCTCCTGCAGCGCCGCCCAGGTGCCGTCGAGATGCTCGGGTCCGAGCGGCACGAGGTCCAGTCGCTCGGTGGACAGAGCGGGGACGGGAGTGAGGGAGAGCGCCATCAGACGGTGAGCACCCGCCCCGTGACGATGCCCTCGACCGCGCGCACGTACGCCTGGCCGACCTCGTCGTCGGTGACCGGGCGGTGCCCGGGGAAGGTCGAGAAGTACCCGGGGGAGTTCGCCAGCACGTCGGGCGAGACCGCGTTGATGCGGATGCCCCGCGGGGCCTCGGCTGCCGCCGTGATCACGAACGACTCCAGGGCGCCGTTGGCCATCGCCGCCGCCGCTCCCGACGCGATCGGCTCTCGCGCGAGCACGCCGCTGGTGAGGGTGAGGGAGCCGCCGTCGGTCACGTGGTCGAGGGCGATCCGCACGACGTCGAGCTGCGCGAGGGTCTTCCCGGTGAAGGCGGACAGATAGTCGTCGCGGTCGAGATCGGTTAGCGGCTTGAAGGGCACGGAGCCCACGGCGACCACGACGGCGTCGACCGGGCCGACCCGCTCGAAGAGGCTGCGGATGGAGGCGGGGTCGGTCACGTCCACGCTCTGCTCGCCGGAGCGGGACGCCCGCACGACCTCGTGTCCGCGAACGTCGAGGGTGGCGGCGACGACCCCGCCGATGCTGCCGGTCGCGCCGATCACGAGTGCCTTCATGCGGATTCCTCTCCCAGGACGGACCGAGGCGACGGGTCGCCGCCCCGCGGGATCGAGTCTCCCATCCCTTCCGGGCGGGAGAGGACGGATGACGGGCGCGTCCGTCAGCGCGGGCTGAACTCGGCGGCCACCACGCGGGTCGCCGCGCCCAGCAGGACGGCGTCGTCGAGCGCGCTCGGCACCACGGCCGGTCCGAGCGAGGGGTGCGAGGCGGCACGGACCGCGGCGGCCGTCGCGTCCACGAACTCCGGGGAGACGATCCCGTCCGGACCGCTGAGGACGATCGTGGGCAGGTCGACGGCGGCGGCGATGACCGAGAGCGACGTGCCGAGCCGGGCGCCGGCGGCGGTGAGCACCGTCGCGTGGTCTGCGCCCGGGGTCTCCAGGCGCCGGGCGATCGCGGGAGCCGCGGCCCACGCATGGACGCAGCCGTCGCGGCCGCACAGGCACAGCTCGCCGGGGTCGCCACCCGCACCGACGTGCGCGAGCTCACGGGCGCCGATGGATCGTTCGACCGGGGCGCCGTCGTCGCCGACGACGCGGATCGCGGTGCCGATGCGGGTCCCGAGGCGGACGAGGAGGAAGTCGGTGCCGACGGCACCGAACCGCTGCTCGGCGTCGGCCACGAGATCAGCGTCGTCGAAGAGGTGCACGGGGGCGTCGAGGATCTCCGCGAGTCGCGGTCCGAGACCGAGCAGCGCGGAGGAGCCGGTGGGCACACCGATGCCGATCCCGAGCGCGGGCCCGTCGGTGAGGCTGCGCAGTTCCGCGACGAGACCGGCGACGGCTTCCGCGGCGTCGGGGGTACGCGGCCGATGGAGGCGATGCGAGAGGCGGCCGTCGGGCGAGGCCAGCGCCCCGATGACCTCACCGGGCACGGAGAGGTCGAGCGCGATGACCTGCACGGCCCGCTGGTCGAACTCGAGCATCACGGCGGGCTTTCCCGGCCGGGACTCCTGACTGGGTCCGCTCTCCCGGATCACGCCGTCGGCGAGCAGATCGCGCACGACGTCGGAGACGGTGGGGCGGGCGAGGCCGGTGAGCCGGGAGAGATCCGCGCGGCTGAGAGCCGACTGCTCCATGAGCGTGCGCAGGACGAGGGCGCGGTTGCGTTCCCGGATGCCGCGAGCGTGGCCGTTGGACGACGCCTGCGCGGCTCGTGCCCGATCGGCGGGGCGCTCTAGGATCTGGGGGTAGCGCATGATGCTCCTCCCGATCGACGCTCGGGCTGACTAAGTTCAATGAATAAACTAACGGACCGAGCGTACGGAGCGGTACGCGCGCTGTCAATCGACGGACCTCGGCCCCGAGAAGGAACTCGCAGATGTTCACCCACGACGACGCGCTGGACACCCAGGCGGCGGTTCGGCGAGCGAACCTGCGGCGGGCGCTCCAACTCGTCTTCCAGGCGTCCGGTTCGCAGACGCGCGCAGGGATCGCGCGGGCGACCGGCCTGACAGCGGCGACCGCATCGTCCCTCGTCGCGGAACTCATCGAGCACCGGCTCATCGCGGAGGGCGAGCAGGCGGTGAGCACGGGGGGCAAACGCGCGACCACGCTCAGCATCGACGCGGAGCATCATCTGATCCTCGTGCTCGTCGTGCAGCCGACCAGTGCGTACCTGGCGCTCGTCGCCCTCGACGGCTCCGAGGTCGCCCGCCGCAGCATCGCGTACACCGTGCAGACGCGCGACCGGGTCCTGGACGAGACCGTCGCGGAGGTCGTGGCGACCTCCGGGGAACGGCTGCTCGCGGTCGGTGTGCAGGTCCCGGGGACGACGGACGGCCGCACGGTGCTGGAGAGCGTGCAGCTGGAGTGGCACGAGGTCCCGCTCGCGGACCGCTTCGAGAGCATCACCGGCGTCCCGGTCCT includes:
- a CDS encoding long-chain-fatty-acid--CoA ligase, with amino-acid sequence MTDAPLSSRPWLRSYAEGVPADIDEPTQTLPQMLAAGIRRYSRRPALEFFGAVTSYRELGEQIDRAAEGLRHLGVTKGDRVALVLPNCPQHVVAFYAVLRLGAIVVEHNPLYTARELRHQFEDHGARVAIVWDKVADTVAGFPDDLRVGHIVSVDLTAAMPLSKRLLLRLPVPKARASRAKLTSTPRARHLTPWKKLVSHRRLPRRTPGPSLGDTAVLQYTSGTTGLPKGAILTHANLRANAMQGRAWVPGLRNGEETFYAVLPLFHAYGLTLCLTFALSIGAKVVLFPAFDVSLVTDAARTSPPTFLPAVPPIYDQLARAAGRGTVDLSTVRFAISGAMSLPVATVRRWEEATGGLLVEGYGMTEASPVALGNPMGPTRRPGTVGVPFPSTEIRVVDPDDPDVDVPTGEPGELLLRGPQVFQGYWGRPGETAETLLPNGWLRTGDIAEVSPDGFVTIVDRRKELIITGGFNVAPSEVESALEAHPDVVAAAVVGLPRASGGEEVAAAVVLREGAAADMDALRDFCRTHLTAYKVPRRITAVDDLPRSLIGKVLRREVRDRLLAERGA
- a CDS encoding GNAT family N-acetyltransferase, translated to MALSLTPVPALSTERLDLVPLGPEHLDGTWAALQEPEVLRLTGTHARFTREGVETWLRSLDDRDDRADWAILRREDGAHIGEVVLSDLDEDNGSAGFRIALAGPQWFGAGYGTEATRAVIRHAFDTVGLHRVELEVYAFNPRAQRAYEKAGFMVEGRRREALRWDGEWVDAIVMGILADG
- a CDS encoding short chain dehydrogenase produces the protein MKALVIGATGSIGGVVAATLDVRGHEVVRASRSGEQSVDVTDPASIRSLFERVGPVDAVVVAVGSVPFKPLTDLDRDDYLSAFTGKTLAQLDVVRIALDHVTDGGSLTLTSGVLAREPIASGAAAAMANGALESFVITAAAEAPRGIRINAVSPDVLANSPGYFSTFPGHRPVTDDEVGQAYVRAVEGIVTGRVLTV
- a CDS encoding ROK family transcriptional regulator; the protein is MRYPQILERPADRARAAQASSNGHARGIRERNRALVLRTLMEQSALSRADLSRLTGLARPTVSDVVRDLLADGVIRESGPSQESRPGKPAVMLEFDQRAVQVIALDLSVPGEVIGALASPDGRLSHRLHRPRTPDAAEAVAGLVAELRSLTDGPALGIGIGVPTGSSALLGLGPRLAEILDAPVHLFDDADLVADAEQRFGAVGTDFLLVRLGTRIGTAIRVVGDDGAPVERSIGARELAHVGAGGDPGELCLCGRDGCVHAWAAAPAIARRLETPGADHATVLTAAGARLGTSLSVIAAAVDLPTIVLSGPDGIVSPEFVDATAAAVRAASHPSLGPAVVPSALDDAVLLGAATRVVAAEFSPR